Proteins found in one Zea mays cultivar B73 chromosome 1, Zm-B73-REFERENCE-NAM-5.0, whole genome shotgun sequence genomic segment:
- the LOC778429 gene encoding low affinity nitrate transporter, with protein sequence MDAQDGDERPLIIHRLPLLQDESTSEFTSDGTVDLRNQPARKQRTGKWKACFFILGAEFAECVAFFAISKNLVTYLTGVLHESNVDAATTVSTWIGTSFFTPLVGAFLADTFWGRYWTILAFLSVYVTGMTVLTASALLPLLMGASYSRSAHRLFAYLGLYLAALGTGGIKPCVCALGADQFDASDPVERRAKGSFFNWYYFSINIGSLLSATVVVWVQDNVGWGVGFAIPTLLMLSGLVLFVAGRKVYRYQRVGGSPLTRASQVVVAAVRNYRLVLPEPDDSSALLHQAPPGTTEGNDSTMQHTSQFRFLDKAAIVAPSSGEKGATASPWRLCTVSQVEELKTVLRMFPVWVSMVLFFAATAQMSSTFIEQGETMDNRVGPFTVPPASLSTFDVISVMVCIPIYDKALVPLARRATGKERGLSQLQRLGVGLALSVAGMVYAALLEARRLSLARAAADGRPPMSIMWQAPAFAVLGAGEVFATIGILEFFYDQSPDGMKSLGTALAQLAVAAGNYFNSAVLAAVAAVTTRNGEAGWIPDDLDKGHLDYFFWFMAVLGVVNLLHFLHCSVRYRGSSNNSTYSS encoded by the exons ATGGATGCCCAAGACGGCGATGAGAGACCGCtgatcatccatcgcctgccactACTCCAG GATGAAAGTACTTCCGAATTCACTAGCGACGGGACGGTTGATCTTCGCAATCAGCCTGCTCGGAAGCAGAGAACTGGGAAGTGGAAAGCATGCTTCTTCATCTTAGGTGCCGAGTTTGCTGAATGTGTGGCCTTCTTCGCGATCTCGAAGAACCTGGTGACGTACCTCACGGGCGTTCTGCACGAGAGCAACGTGGACGCCGCGACGACTGTGTCCACCTGGATCGGGACCTCGTTCTTCACGCCGCTCGTCGGCGCGTTCTTGGCCGACACATTCTGGGGGCGATACTGGACGATACTGGCCTTCCTCTCCGTGTACGTCACGGGGATGACGGTCctgactgcttcagctcttctccCGCTGCTCATGGGCGCGTCCTACAGCCGTAGCGCCCACCGCCTCTTCGCGTACCTGGGCCTCTACCTCGCCGCTCTCGGCACCGGCGGAATCAAGCCGTGCGTCTGCGCGCTCGGTGCCGACCAGTTCGACGCGTCTGACCCCGTGGAGCGGCGGGCCAAGGGCTCCTTCTTCAACTGGTACTACTTCTCCATCAACATCGGCTCCCTGCTGTCCGCGACGGTGGTCGTCTGGGTGCAGGACAACGTTGGGTGGGGAGTCGGGTTCGCGATCCCGACCCTGCTCATGCTGTCGGGACTCGTGCTGTTCGTCGCCGGTAGGAAGGTTTACAGGTACCAGAGAGTGGGAGGGAGCCCTCTGACAAGAGCCTCGCAGGTGGTGGTTGCTGCTGTCAGGAACTACCGTTTGGTGCTGCCTGAGCCTGACGACAGCTCGGCCCTGCTGCATCAGGCGCCTCCCGGAACGACGGAAGGAAATGATTCCACGATGCAGCATACGAGTCAATTCAG GTTCCTTGACAAGGCTGCCATTGTAGCGCCATCCTCCGGCGAGAAAGGAGCGACGGCAAGCCCATGGCGGCTCTGCACGGTCTCCCAGGTCGAGGAGCTGAAGACGGTGCTGCGGATGTTCCCCGTGTGGGTGTCGATGGTGCTCTTCTTCGCGGCCACCGCGCAGATGTCGTCCACCTTCATCGAGCAAGGCGAGACCATGGACAACCGCGTGGGGCCGTTCACCGTGCCGCCGGCGTCCCTCTCCACCTTCGACGTCATCAGCGTCATGGTCTGCATACCCATCTACGACAAAGCGCTGGTGCCGCTGGCCCGGCGCGCCACGGGCAAGGAGCGGGGCCTGTCGCAGCTGCAGCGGCTGGGCGTCGGCCTCGCGCTGTCCGTGGCCGGCATGGTGTACGCGGCGCTGCTCGAGGCCAGGCGGCTGTCGCTCGCCCGCGCAGCGGCGGACGGGCGGCCGCCGATGTCCATCATGTGGCAGGCGCCGGCGTTCGCGGTGCTCGGCGCCGGGGAGGTGTTCGCGACCATCGGCATCCTCGAGTTCTTCTACGACCAGTCGCCCGACGGCATGAAGAGCCTCGGCACGGCCCTTGCGCAGCTCGCCGTCGCGGCAGGCAACTACTTCAACTCTGCCGTgctcgccgccgtcgccgccgtcaCCACGCGCAACGGGGAGGCAGGATGGATCCCCGACGACCTGGACAAGGGCCACCTCGACTATTTCTTCTGGTTCATGGCTGTTCTCGGCGTGGTCAACCTGCTGCACTTCCTGCATTGCTCCGTCAGgtacagaggcagcagcaacaacagcacatACTCTTCTTGA
- the LOC103637858 gene encoding protein NRT1/ PTR FAMILY 8.1 encodes MKGDSIITSEAEESTLPLLLPLHAAPSQDYEQFTCNGSVDIRGYPASKRHTGNWRACYSILGGEFCGAMAYYGVGTNLVSYLTKAQKKSNVAAASNIASWQGTCYLTALLGAFLADSYLGRHRTIVVSLMVVTMGVLLLTLSATIPASIHVMATATSNSQEALSSLGLFLTALGLGGIWPCVPTFGADQFDDTDAAEKEQKQLYYNWYYFAVNGGFLFASTVLVWVQDDHGWGWGFGIPAAVSAVGVAGFLACMKLYRYQKPGGSALTRICQVVVAAARKVNVDVPTDSSLLHEMPPGEESAIVGSRKLMHTDGLKFFDRAATITTSEDKSTDATNPWKLCTVTQVEELKILARMLPVFLTGIVFNTAEAFFPLFIEQGQVMDNHIIEQLWIPSATLTTFNCLCIIILAPAYDKVVMPVVSRITGMKRGLSELQRIGVGMVFAMFSMVSAALVETVRLDTAKNRLLMSILWQAPQYMFVGVAKVFSIVGFIEFAYEQSPDAMRSLCQACSLLMVTLGSYLVSIMLKMIDSVTAGRGSHGWIPEDLNEGRLDLLFWLMAVLHLLNLLAFAYCAARYKCKLAT; translated from the exons ATGAAAGGAGACTCCATCATCACGAGTGAGGCGGAGGAGTCGACCCTGccccttcttcttcctctccaTGCCGCGCCTTCACAG GACTATGAACAATTTACTTGCAATGGATCTGTCGATATCAGAGGTTACCCAGCGTCCAAACGGCATACGGGGAACTGGAGAGCCTGCTACTCAATTCTTG GGGGTGAATTTTGTGGCGCTATGGCCTACTACGGAGTTGGGACAAACCTGGTGAGCTACTTGACCAAGGCGCAGAAGAAAAGCAATGTCGCTGCAGCGAGCAACATCGCTTCCTGGCAGGGAACATGCTACCTGACTGCCCTCCTCGGAGCTTTCCTGGCAGATTCATATCTGGGAAGGCACCGGACAATCGTGGTGTCCCTAATGGTAGTTACCATG GGAGTGCTCCTACTGACACTTTCAGCAACCATACCAGCAAGCATTCATGTAATGGCGACGGCGACCTCAAACTCTCAGGAAGCCTTGTCTTCTCTGGGCCTCTTCCTGACCGCTCTGGGTTTGGGTGGGATCTGGCCTTGTGTCCCCACGTTTGGAGCCGATCAGTTCGACGACACCGACGCGGCCGAGAAGGAGCAGAAGCAGCTCTACTACAACTGGTACTACTTCGCTGTCAACGGAGGCTTCTTGTTCGCGAGCACGGTCCTCGTGTGGGTGCAGGACGACCATGGCTGGGGCTGGGGTTTTGGCATCCCTGCTGCGGTTTCCGCGGTCGGAGTCGCTGGATTCCTTGCCTGCATGAAGCTGTACAGGTACCAGAAACCAGGAGGCAGCGCGTTGACTAGGATCTGCCAGGTTGTGGTGGCAGCCGCCCGCAAGGTGAACGTGGATGTGCCGACGGACAGCTCTCTTCTGCATGAGATGCCGCCGGGGGAGGAGTCGGCGATTGTCGGGAGCCGGAAGCTGATGCACACTGATGGACTAAA GTTCTTTGATCGAGCTGCTACCATCACCACCTCTGAAGACAAATCTACCGATGCAACTAACCCGTGGAAGCTTTGCACGGTGACCCAAGTGGAGGAGCTCAAGATCCTGGCAAGAATGCTTCCTGTCTTTCTGACAGGCATAGTCTTCAacaccgctgaagctttcttcccgTTGTTCATAGAGCAAGGACAGGTCATGGACAACCACATCATCGAGCAGCTCTGGATACCTTCAGCCACTCTGACGACCTTCAACTGCCTCTGCATCATCATCCTGGCACCAGCGTATGACAAAGTTGTGATGCCCGTGGTGAGTAGGATCACCGGCATGAAGCGAGGGCTGTCCGAGCTGCAACGCATCGGCGTCGGCATGGTCTTCGCCATGTTTTCGATGGTTTCGGCAGCACTAGTTGAGACGGTGCGCCTTGACACCGCCAAGAACAGGCTCCTGATGAGTATCCTGTGGCAGGCTCCGCAGTACATGTTTGTCGGAGTAGCCAAGGTTTTCAGCATAGTTGGTTTTATCGAGTTCGCTTATGAACAGTCGCCGGACGCCATGAGGAGCTTGTGCCAGGCTTGCTCCCTCCTCATGGTTACGCTTGGAAGCTACCTTGTCTCTATCATGTTAAAGATGATCGATTCAGTGACAGCCGGAAGGGGGAGCCATGGCTGGATACCTGAGGACCTCAACGAAGGGCGTCTTGATCTGCTCTTCTGGTTGATGGCTGTACTGCACTTGCTGAACCTGCTTGCATTCGCATATTGCGCTGCGAGGTACAAGTGCAAACTAGCTACTTGA